The proteins below come from a single Mercenaria mercenaria strain notata chromosome 3, MADL_Memer_1, whole genome shotgun sequence genomic window:
- the LOC128555734 gene encoding uncharacterized protein LOC128555734 — translation MPFLNSENKKVAEKLLKLGHFPKQRILNEICRRFGRNSKETLMICNAICAHIKSKDEHILDVWAAYTLQNTNSIKFVVSLEAFEKTGKDDIAESIRTDTMFDYFLITRTVGEYSNESTEIINHNVTSDEYFDNDAYKKLQTCVAKYSVELMKQHKYLSIVSACSKKSTGYGDSWNLKPESCIVLYVHTKHYIPINEEPFKTHYDGIPVDVREGSFIPFGRTATDVFEHVQMGCQIGGEVENGKYKKGTLGCFIDHPQYGVCGLTCAHVLLNSWDLIRLQSAHNGTFNWPLHDMCKSVYQPANQTNSIGETVQYIYKEGSESCTGMEVALFKLTSRQPKSSDFPDASVTVPTIATNINYKHWRISSAARLNSRMKHVVKFGSQTELRDGIIEFDIVSVKELNSYPLAIENNSFIKLHKQIEVSPKTQHILFADKGDSGALVFLVDDHSSENTCIGIVEGGTSYGSTVVTPIVPILEELKVSGLKCFDSENRLSEIHGKIEYVGSEVQSVKEEVQTLTGEMQKMRTDMQEMDSRIENHMQNIQQMLRVPMQPNA, via the exons ATGCCCTTTCTTAACTCTGAGAACAAGAAAGTCGCAGAGAAATTGTTGAAATTGGGACACTTTCCGAAACAGAGAATACTGAACGAAATATGCCGACGGTTCGGAAGAAATTCTAAAGAGACATTGATGATCTGCAACGCAATTTGTGCACACATAAAATCCAAAGATGAACATATCTTAGATGTTTGGGCTGCATATACACTACAAAACACGAATAGTATAAAATTTGTCGTTAGTTTGGAAGCATTTGAGAAAACAGGAAAGGATGATATAGCAGAAAGTATCCGCACAGACACAATGTTTGACTATTTTTTAATAACAAGAACAGTAGGAGAATACAGTAACGAAAGTACTGAAATCATAAACCACAATGTAACTTCTGACGAATACTTTGATAACGATGCCTATAAAAAGCTCCAAACCTGTGTTGCAAAATATTCCGTTGAACTGATGAAGCAACACAAGTATTTGTCTATCGTATCTGCTTGTTCTAAAAAATCAACAGGGTATGGCGACTCCTGGAACCTGAAGCCAGAAAGCTGCATTGTTTTATACGTACACACAAAACATTACATTCCAATTAACGAGGAACCATTTAAAACCCATTATGATGGAATACCGGTTGATGTAAGAGAAGGTTCCTTTATTCCATTCGGGAGAACTGCCACAGATGTTTTTGAACATGTACAAATGGGTTGCCAAATAGGCGGGGAAGTTGAAAATGGTAAATATAAAAAAGGGACTTTAGGGTGTTTTATTGATCACCCACAATACGGTGTTTGCGGACTGACATGTGCACATGTTTTATTAAACTCATGGGATTTGATCAGATTGCAATCAGCACACAATGGTACATTCAACTGGCCGTTACATGATATGTGCAAATCAGTGTATCAGCCAGCCAATCAAACTAACAGTATTGGCGAAACTGTCCAGTATATCTACAAAGAAGGATCCGAAAGCTGCACTGGAATGGAAGTGGCTCTTTTTAAACTCACGAGCAGACAGCCAAAATCATCTGACTTCCCCGATGCGTCAGTTACAG TACCGACGATAGCAACGAATATAAACTACAAACACTGGCGGATTTCAAGTGCGGCAAGACTTAATTCGAGAATGAAACACGTGGTTAAATTTGGCTCACAGACTGAGTTACGAGATGGGATCATAGAATTTGACATTGTATCGGTGAAAGAGCTGAACTCCTATCCACTTGCTATAGAGAATAATTCATTTATTAAACTTCACAAACAAATTGAAGTAAGTCCGAAAACACAACACATTTTATTTGCAGACAAAGGTGACTCAGGCGCCCTTGTTTTTCTTGTTGACGACCACAGTTCTGAGAACACCTGTATTGGAATAGTAGAAGGAGGAACATCATATGGATCTACAGTTGTAACTCCTATTGTTCCTATTTTAGAGGAACTGAAAGTTTCCGGTTTGAAATGTTTTGACTCTGAAAACCGTCTCTCTGAAATTCATGGCAAAATAGAATATGTTGGAAGCGAAGTGCAGTCAGTGAAAGAAGAGGTCCAAACTTTGACAGGCGAAATGCAAAAAATGCGTACTGATATGCAGGAAATGGATAGTAGAATAGAAAATCACATGCAGAATATTCAGCAAATGCTGAGAGTTCCAATGCAACCGAATGCTTAA